A part of Patescibacteria group bacterium genomic DNA contains:
- a CDS encoding helix-turn-helix domain-containing protein has product MDIQEALTELNLSPREAAIYTELLGIEHASPAFLARRTGFKRSTIYLDLESLRRKKLVGLAFAGKRTVYAAESPTHLLQSIKQQEKTAVALLPYLQAKANHQKGKPQIRYYDDPKDIKRVWVEETFNAKDNDYVSHYVDTLTEFADLEEKYQAKINDGTIQKNRELHPYTPESISFSLKHAKKNRPIRIMPAGMQFDVDISVWEDSVALYSQSGKYMLVIRDAAIAQSYHTLIDMAWQVSLTPQEAEKQLRVKK; this is encoded by the coding sequence ATGGATATTCAAGAAGCACTGACCGAGCTCAACCTCAGCCCACGGGAGGCGGCAATATATACGGAATTACTGGGGATTGAGCATGCTTCCCCGGCTTTTTTGGCTCGGCGGACTGGCTTCAAACGCTCCACTATATACCTGGATTTAGAATCCCTGAGAAGGAAGAAACTGGTGGGTCTAGCTTTTGCCGGCAAACGGACTGTATACGCCGCAGAATCCCCCACCCATTTGCTTCAATCTATAAAGCAACAGGAAAAGACGGCCGTTGCCTTACTGCCCTATTTGCAAGCCAAAGCAAACCACCAGAAGGGTAAACCGCAGATTCGGTACTATGATGACCCTAAGGACATCAAAAGAGTCTGGGTAGAGGAAACGTTTAATGCAAAAGACAATGATTATGTCTCACACTACGTGGACACGCTGACAGAATTTGCAGATCTTGAGGAGAAGTACCAGGCAAAAATTAATGATGGAACAATTCAAAAAAATAGGGAGCTGCACCCTTACACGCCCGAAAGTATTTCTTTTTCACTAAAACACGCAAAGAAAAACCGGCCTATCCGAATAATGCCCGCGGGTATGCAGTTTGATGTAGATATTTCCGTCTGGGAAGACTCCGTGGCGCTGTACTCGCAGTCAGGCAAGTACATGCTGGTCATCCGAGATGCGGCAATCGCCCAGAGCTACCACACACTCATCGACATGGCATGGCAGGTGTCTTTGACGCCGCAGGAAGCGGAGAAACAATTGAGAGTGAAAAAATAA
- a CDS encoding polyphosphate kinase 2 family protein, protein MSLKVKPQTKVNLEKLDPNATPDFDGGKKKSQKELAKLTAQIGALQACLYAEDKHKILIVLQGMDTSGKDGVIRHVFSGVNPQGVQVSNFKVPTAVERSHDFLWRVHQKVPGKGELVIFNRSHYEDVLVVPVHGLITKKECRRRYAAINNFEAILAASGVTILKFFLHIDPEEQKQRLLERLQDPTAVWKFNPDDLKERELWPKYTQAYEDAISATSTSAAPWHIIPANHKWYRNLAIARIVVKTLEDLKMRYPTPTFDPQSIIIP, encoded by the coding sequence GTGAGTCTCAAAGTGAAACCGCAAACCAAGGTCAATCTGGAAAAGCTTGATCCGAATGCTACACCGGATTTCGATGGTGGCAAGAAAAAGAGTCAAAAGGAGCTGGCAAAACTTACAGCCCAAATTGGCGCCCTGCAAGCTTGCCTGTATGCAGAAGACAAGCACAAGATTCTCATCGTATTGCAGGGCATGGACACCAGCGGTAAAGACGGCGTTATCCGCCATGTCTTCAGTGGTGTGAATCCCCAAGGAGTGCAAGTTTCCAATTTCAAAGTACCCACTGCAGTGGAACGCAGCCATGACTTCCTGTGGCGTGTGCACCAGAAAGTGCCGGGCAAAGGCGAGTTGGTCATTTTCAATCGTAGCCACTACGAAGACGTGCTCGTGGTGCCTGTCCATGGTCTGATTACCAAAAAAGAATGTCGCAGACGGTACGCCGCTATTAACAACTTCGAAGCCATACTGGCTGCTAGTGGCGTTACCATTCTGAAATTTTTCCTCCACATTGATCCGGAAGAGCAGAAGCAGCGTCTGTTGGAACGGTTGCAAGATCCAACGGCAGTCTGGAAGTTTAACCCGGACGACCTAAAGGAACGTGAACTGTGGCCGAAGTACACACAAGCGTACGAGGACGCTATTTCGGCAACGAGCACCTCTGCTGCTCCGTGGCATATCATTCCGGCAAATCACAAGTGGTACCGGAACCTGGCTATCGCCCGGATTGTCGTTAAAACGCTGGAGGATTTGAAAATGCGGTACCCAACCCCGACGTTTGATCCGCAAAGCATCATCATCCCGTAG
- the trxB gene encoding thioredoxin-disulfide reductase, whose amino-acid sequence MNPHKLLIIGSGPAGLSAAIYASRADLKPVVISGSKPGGQLMDTTEVENYPGVPSIQGPELMQVMRKQAESFGTTFVDGDATKVDFTNQPFKVWVGDQEHQAESVIIATGASARWLNLPNEQRLRGRGVSACATCDGFFFKGKEVAIVGGGDSAMEEANFLTKFASKVTIVHRKDTFNASKIMQQRVLNNAKITVLWNKGITDVLGENVVTGLKLKDTKTGEESDFTCQGLFLAIGHVPATTIFQGQVQTDSHGFMVVSNYTNTSVPGVFAAGDVQDPRYRQAGVAAGWGIMAMLDAEKFLAAKGE is encoded by the coding sequence ATGAATCCCCATAAACTTCTCATCATCGGTTCCGGCCCAGCAGGTCTTTCCGCCGCCATTTACGCATCCCGCGCTGATCTCAAACCCGTGGTCATTTCTGGCAGCAAGCCTGGTGGCCAGCTAATGGACACCACGGAAGTGGAAAATTACCCCGGTGTACCCAGCATCCAAGGTCCAGAGCTTATGCAAGTCATGCGGAAGCAGGCCGAGAGCTTTGGCACAACTTTTGTGGACGGCGATGCAACCAAGGTGGATTTCACAAACCAACCGTTCAAAGTTTGGGTGGGTGACCAAGAGCACCAGGCCGAATCCGTCATTATTGCCACGGGCGCTAGTGCCCGTTGGTTGAACCTGCCCAATGAGCAGCGGCTCCGCGGTCGGGGTGTCTCGGCCTGTGCCACCTGCGATGGATTTTTCTTCAAGGGCAAGGAAGTGGCAATTGTGGGCGGCGGTGACTCAGCCATGGAAGAAGCAAACTTCCTCACCAAGTTTGCCAGCAAGGTGACCATCGTCCACCGCAAAGACACCTTCAATGCCAGTAAGATTATGCAGCAGCGTGTGCTGAACAATGCAAAAATCACCGTACTCTGGAACAAGGGCATCACCGATGTGCTGGGTGAAAATGTCGTTACCGGGCTTAAGCTCAAAGATACAAAAACCGGAGAGGAATCAGACTTTACCTGCCAAGGGTTATTCTTGGCAATTGGTCACGTGCCAGCGACCACCATTTTCCAAGGCCAGGTGCAGACGGATAGCCATGGGTTCATGGTGGTATCGAACTACACCAATACTTCCGTGCCTGGGGTTTTTGCGGCTGGTGATGTGCAAGACCCGCGCTACCGCCAAGCTGGGGTTGCGGCTGGCTGGGGTATCATGGCTATGCTGGACGCAGAGAAGTTTTTGGCAGCGAAGGGGGAGTAG
- a CDS encoding NYN domain-containing protein — protein sequence MQRVQIFIDAGNFYHRALKPLGLKERDFDFEKFSIFLAGERVITSLGKRYYIGTVREDVKNPKTIEAMSRQTQLFTVLQKTGWQIQTSKLRIRTERLTIDTRVKDYKRLLKLGVEKIEFTRSREKGIDVKLATDLIVGAVDNRYDVAIVVSSDTDLVPAIDWVRNRGKKLIEYIGFSIPAIDAAESTKPVPTMIASTDIQRVFVENDLRRFTIKPQATLSL from the coding sequence ATGCAACGAGTACAAATTTTTATTGACGCTGGAAATTTCTACCATCGCGCGTTAAAGCCGCTTGGACTGAAAGAGCGTGATTTTGACTTTGAAAAATTTTCCATATTTCTTGCAGGTGAGCGCGTGATTACTTCATTAGGGAAGCGCTACTACATTGGCACTGTTCGTGAAGACGTAAAAAATCCAAAAACTATAGAAGCGATGTCCAGGCAAACGCAGCTTTTTACAGTACTTCAAAAGACAGGGTGGCAAATTCAGACAAGCAAACTTCGGATACGTACAGAACGGCTCACTATTGATACGCGTGTAAAGGACTATAAGCGTCTTTTGAAACTAGGTGTAGAAAAAATTGAATTTACGCGAAGTCGAGAGAAAGGTATAGACGTGAAGCTTGCAACTGATCTTATTGTAGGAGCGGTTGATAATAGGTATGACGTTGCAATTGTCGTGAGCTCAGACACAGATCTTGTCCCTGCCATTGACTGGGTTCGAAATCGTGGAAAGAAACTTATTGAGTACATCGGCTTTTCAATTCCAGCAATAGATGCGGCAGAATCAACGAAGCCTGTTCCGACGATGATCGCGAGTACCGATATCCAACGGGTTTTTGTTGAAAATGATCTTCGTCGTTTTACTATCAAACCCCAAGCAACGTTATCTTTATGA
- a CDS encoding type II secretion system protein produces the protein MRRTSPKGFTLMELLITAGITAMVGTLLGVLTVSGLRSWNQNRAQVEAQETAREALARMTKLIREAQTSSNGSYPINAAAAQSLVFYTNVDSDTDREQVRFFLQGTELREGIIQPTGTPATYPAGSEAVRVMASNVRNAAQAVFTYYDASFTGSEAALTQPVTTQNVRLVHVNLQIDTDPNLPPTTLTLETNIAFRNLKDNL, from the coding sequence ATGCGCCGTACCTCACCAAAAGGCTTCACCCTCATGGAACTGCTCATCACTGCTGGCATCACTGCTATGGTAGGGACGCTGTTGGGCGTCCTGACGGTCAGCGGCTTGCGCTCCTGGAACCAAAATCGTGCACAGGTGGAAGCGCAGGAAACCGCTCGGGAAGCGCTGGCGCGGATGACCAAGCTGATCCGAGAAGCGCAGACGTCGAGTAACGGCAGTTACCCCATCAACGCCGCAGCAGCGCAATCTTTGGTTTTCTACACGAACGTGGACAGTGATACTGACCGTGAGCAAGTACGCTTCTTCTTGCAGGGCACGGAATTGCGTGAAGGGATCATTCAGCCCACCGGCACGCCGGCAACCTACCCAGCAGGGAGCGAAGCTGTGCGGGTGATGGCGAGCAACGTGCGCAATGCTGCGCAAGCTGTTTTCACCTACTACGATGCAAGCTTTACTGGCTCTGAGGCGGCGCTGACGCAGCCGGTCACCACGCAGAACGTTCGGTTGGTGCACGTGAATCTCCAAATTGATACCGACCCAAACTTGCCACCGACCACGTTGACATTAGAAACCAACATTGCGTTCCGTAACTTGAAGGATAATTTATAA
- a CDS encoding carboxypeptidase regulatory-like domain-containing protein: MQKQKGLKSGVGLIEALVGTAILAMIFTFVIGVFVTSTDRLSRSKMRVLATALANEQLETIRNLSFNAVGTQSGVPSGNIPQTQTITRSNIAFTVTTRVDWVDDPFDGVIPADTTPTDYKKAEVQITWPNATASVKLTSSIAPQGVEAPANTGSLLVSVFDASGLPVADADVRLANSTLVPAIDLTRQTDGSGNYQFIGYPPDADDYVVTVSKAGYTTDATIAISGANPNPIKPNVSILANAISTSSFAIDQVASLAITTKDDLCQPLGNISFNLRGQKLIGNPPPTPILEFDQNFTTDGAGARNIANLEWDNYQLTLGGTSRNLIGLIPPASLNVLPGTNAALDLIMSSTYNPQTLLANLKDANTGLAISGATIRVQGGVYDETKTTGQGAWAQTTWIGGAGQADFTDATMFESADANIDPTTTGGQVTLTQSSSSQNLSETFSTTSNRDGASTTAVWDTGAGELRLPQTAGVYDASAQAQSSTLSIPAGKVVRATLTASDNANGETIQYALTANGINFEDVTPGVEHTFVTTGNDFRFRVSLATGNGSITPTVDSLSIQVVVDAYAGSGTLTSSSFDTGTPSTFVTLSWNPESQPVGTGADSVRFQLATNDDNATWNYAGPDGTAGTYYTISGTPVAAAQQTKRYIRYRLFLQTADPQFSPGVSDVAVGYTSGCTPPGQSFFDALSVGTYTVTISKTGYNPFTQDVDVDGNEQETFSLSPS; this comes from the coding sequence ATGCAAAAGCAAAAGGGTCTGAAAAGTGGTGTGGGATTAATTGAAGCCTTGGTGGGCACGGCGATTCTGGCCATGATCTTCACTTTTGTCATTGGGGTGTTCGTTACCAGCACAGATCGGTTGAGCCGTTCCAAAATGCGCGTGCTGGCCACTGCCTTAGCGAATGAGCAGCTAGAGACGATTCGGAATCTGAGTTTCAATGCCGTGGGTACGCAGAGCGGGGTGCCATCTGGAAATATTCCCCAAACCCAGACCATCACTCGGTCCAACATTGCCTTCACCGTCACCACCCGCGTGGACTGGGTGGATGATCCCTTTGATGGGGTGATCCCGGCTGACACCACGCCCACAGACTACAAAAAAGCTGAGGTGCAAATCACCTGGCCCAACGCCACGGCGAGCGTGAAGCTCACCTCTTCCATTGCGCCCCAGGGCGTGGAAGCCCCGGCGAATACCGGCTCCTTACTCGTGAGCGTCTTTGATGCGTCGGGTTTACCTGTGGCAGATGCAGATGTCCGCTTGGCAAATAGCACCTTGGTTCCAGCCATTGATCTCACTCGCCAAACTGATGGCAGCGGCAACTACCAATTCATTGGCTACCCACCAGACGCTGACGACTACGTGGTGACGGTGAGCAAAGCTGGGTATACCACGGACGCGACCATTGCCATTTCCGGCGCCAACCCAAATCCCATCAAGCCCAATGTTTCCATTTTGGCCAACGCCATTTCTACCAGTAGCTTTGCCATTGACCAAGTAGCTAGTCTGGCAATTACCACGAAGGATGATCTCTGCCAGCCCTTGGGAAATATTAGCTTCAACCTCCGTGGCCAAAAGCTCATTGGCAATCCACCACCCACACCAATTTTGGAGTTTGACCAAAATTTCACGACTGATGGCGCAGGCGCACGGAACATTGCGAACCTGGAGTGGGACAACTACCAGCTCACGCTTGGCGGTACCAGCCGAAATCTCATTGGGCTCATTCCGCCAGCGAGTCTGAATGTCCTTCCCGGCACCAACGCTGCTTTGGATTTGATTATGTCCAGCACCTATAATCCGCAAACGCTGCTGGCGAACCTGAAAGATGCCAATACCGGTTTGGCCATTAGCGGTGCCACCATTCGCGTGCAGGGCGGCGTGTACGATGAAACCAAGACCACGGGCCAAGGCGCGTGGGCGCAGACCACCTGGATTGGCGGTGCTGGCCAAGCGGACTTTACCGATGCCACGATGTTCGAATCTGCCGATGCTAATATTGACCCCACGACAACCGGTGGGCAAGTGACGCTGACGCAATCCAGTTCATCCCAAAACCTCAGCGAAACCTTTAGCACCACCAGCAACCGGGACGGCGCCAGTACCACGGCGGTGTGGGACACAGGCGCGGGCGAATTGCGTCTGCCGCAGACCGCGGGAGTCTACGATGCATCAGCCCAGGCGCAGAGCTCTACCCTGAGCATTCCGGCGGGGAAAGTTGTCCGCGCAACGCTCACGGCCTCAGACAATGCGAATGGGGAAACCATCCAGTATGCCCTGACGGCGAATGGCATTAACTTTGAGGATGTGACCCCAGGCGTGGAGCATACCTTTGTCACCACGGGCAATGACTTCCGGTTCCGGGTATCTCTGGCAACGGGCAATGGGAGCATAACGCCAACCGTGGATAGCCTGAGTATACAGGTAGTTGTGGATGCGTACGCTGGCTCGGGCACACTCACCTCCTCCAGCTTTGATACAGGGACACCCAGCACCTTCGTCACCCTTAGTTGGAACCCCGAAAGCCAGCCGGTGGGCACTGGTGCAGACAGTGTGCGTTTCCAACTGGCCACGAATGATGATAACGCCACCTGGAACTACGCTGGGCCAGATGGTACTGCCGGGACGTACTACACCATTAGTGGCACCCCCGTGGCCGCCGCGCAGCAGACCAAGCGCTACATACGGTATCGGCTCTTCTTGCAAACCGCAGACCCCCAGTTTTCTCCAGGGGTTTCCGATGTGGCCGTTGGGTACACTTCTGGCTGCACGCCGCCTGGCCAATCGTTCTTCGATGCGCTAAGCGTTGGGACGTACACGGTAACAATTTCTAAAACCGGTTACAACCCGTTTACCCAGGATGTGGATGTGGATGGCAACGAGCAAGAGACGTTCTCCCTCAGCCCAAGCTAA
- a CDS encoding AAA family ATPase — MVDSIRKKWEALQKKLGDLSTLDTSKEEFDKADPQNHRVERQEQLQQEVATEGRATAFLYEIVGKLEQSSAEPKDLAHVLWVSDPTQPSMPTDASEFFRVRVVASANATCIGMIGYALQEETDGQCFVVFANGEHSEYQLHDGTEPVPAEAITRAPLSSKTAVVALGGAFIEITIPENVTVIPGDTVRLDGRKHFSSVAKWADGAGDLATVDSIAGTHEFVVTVDSMTKRIVTAIPAVSNVEIGNRVVLDSTGKLILRNLGNTDLGFHFTEVPNVDWDDVIGQDVAKAALRQAIELPGKRADIIQALKMKGLKGVLLIGPPGCGKTRVAKAAAKAMLKLHGKVGLEQGFFFIKAPELLASLVGQGEALIRHIFAQGLAFFRKTGIQPIFFIDEIDAVGKIRGSGISSDATDTLVNTMLIEIDQTPGFIIGATNRHRTLDPALIRPGRISKKIIVGRPDQTATVAMFTYYFNGVTLDGVSPQALAEQATGELYSDRYPLYQLSVTTPEGVEEVQFGLSDLNSGALIDDAIVEEAKRIAATRIEKGNGPIALQFADVVAAIADAHRAEQLLDHTDALHEYSEQRPDASITVTKLYQGRKN, encoded by the coding sequence ATGGTGGATTCTATCCGCAAAAAATGGGAAGCCCTTCAAAAAAAGTTGGGCGATTTGTCTACGTTGGATACTTCGAAAGAAGAATTCGACAAGGCTGATCCGCAGAACCACCGAGTCGAAAGGCAAGAGCAGCTGCAACAGGAGGTTGCCACTGAAGGACGCGCAACTGCGTTTCTTTATGAAATTGTGGGCAAACTGGAACAAAGCAGTGCGGAGCCAAAAGACCTAGCACACGTTCTTTGGGTGAGCGATCCTACTCAGCCAAGTATGCCAACAGATGCGTCTGAATTTTTCCGCGTGCGCGTCGTTGCAAGTGCCAATGCTACATGCATTGGTATGATTGGTTACGCGCTTCAGGAAGAGACGGATGGTCAGTGCTTCGTTGTGTTTGCGAATGGCGAACACAGTGAGTACCAACTCCACGACGGAACAGAGCCAGTACCCGCCGAAGCTATCACTCGCGCTCCGCTGTCATCAAAAACAGCGGTCGTAGCGCTGGGTGGTGCCTTTATCGAAATTACCATTCCTGAGAATGTCACGGTTATTCCCGGCGATACGGTTCGCCTGGATGGCAGGAAACACTTCTCGAGCGTGGCGAAATGGGCAGACGGTGCAGGCGACCTTGCAACGGTAGATAGTATCGCCGGTACGCACGAGTTTGTGGTCACTGTTGACAGCATGACCAAACGAATAGTAACCGCAATACCCGCGGTCTCAAATGTAGAAATTGGGAACCGGGTCGTTCTCGACAGCACCGGTAAACTCATCCTCCGAAACCTTGGGAACACTGACCTCGGGTTTCACTTCACAGAAGTGCCAAATGTAGACTGGGATGACGTCATTGGCCAAGACGTGGCAAAAGCCGCACTACGCCAAGCGATCGAACTTCCCGGTAAACGTGCCGACATTATCCAAGCCTTGAAAATGAAGGGACTGAAAGGTGTATTGCTGATTGGCCCTCCAGGCTGCGGCAAGACACGTGTAGCAAAAGCTGCGGCAAAAGCCATGCTCAAGCTGCACGGTAAAGTCGGCCTCGAACAAGGCTTCTTCTTCATCAAGGCTCCTGAGTTGCTGGCCTCCTTAGTTGGCCAGGGCGAGGCGCTCATTCGCCACATTTTTGCGCAGGGACTTGCATTCTTCCGGAAGACTGGTATTCAACCAATCTTCTTCATCGACGAAATTGACGCGGTGGGAAAAATTCGTGGCTCAGGCATCAGCTCTGACGCCACGGACACCTTGGTCAACACGATGCTCATCGAAATTGACCAAACACCAGGGTTCATCATCGGCGCTACGAATCGTCATCGTACACTTGATCCCGCGCTCATTCGGCCAGGCCGAATTAGCAAAAAGATCATCGTGGGTCGTCCCGACCAGACCGCAACCGTCGCAATGTTCACTTATTACTTCAACGGCGTGACGCTCGATGGTGTGAGCCCTCAAGCGCTTGCCGAGCAAGCTACGGGAGAACTTTACTCTGACCGGTACCCCCTGTACCAGTTGAGCGTGACGACGCCAGAAGGTGTTGAAGAAGTACAATTTGGACTCTCCGATCTCAATAGTGGTGCGCTCATCGATGATGCGATTGTCGAGGAGGCAAAACGCATTGCCGCAACGCGCATTGAGAAAGGTAACGGGCCCATTGCTCTGCAATTTGCAGACGTAGTCGCGGCCATTGCTGATGCACACCGTGCCGAGCAGCTGCTCGACCACACGGACGCTCTACACGAGTATAGCGAACAGCGACCCGATGCATCCATCACGGTCACAAAGCTCTACCAAGGTCGTAAGAATTAA
- a CDS encoding ATP-binding cassette domain-containing protein: protein MITDFSYTTGETLLRIEGISMAYGKIKKNPDGSIASAEHLILDGISETVSDIIRPNMTQGQIVCLLGPSGRGKTQLFRIIAGLQKPTTGQVLIGPEGTVVRPGMVGVVSQFYPLLEHRTVLQNLVIAGRQAGLTKVGAREKAMHYLDRFGMADKADQWPVLLSGGQRQRIAICQQLMCSEHLLLMDEPFSGLDPIAVDNVTRTIMEVANENEKNTVFVVTHDVTAGCTVADTLWLMGRDNNPDGSPTSGSYIKYKYNLVEEGLAWRPSITEEQHFLTFVRDIKRQFKEL from the coding sequence ATGATAACAGACTTCAGTTATACCACTGGTGAGACCCTGCTTCGGATTGAAGGCATTTCCATGGCGTATGGAAAAATCAAGAAGAATCCTGATGGTTCCATTGCTAGTGCAGAGCACCTCATTCTGGACGGCATCTCAGAAACAGTCAGCGACATCATTCGGCCGAATATGACCCAGGGGCAAATTGTTTGTCTCCTTGGACCGTCGGGTCGTGGGAAGACCCAACTTTTCCGCATCATCGCTGGCTTACAAAAACCCACCACCGGTCAAGTACTTATTGGTCCAGAAGGAACAGTCGTACGCCCTGGCATGGTCGGTGTGGTATCACAATTTTACCCGTTGCTCGAGCACCGTACAGTGCTACAAAATTTAGTCATTGCTGGCCGTCAAGCTGGCTTGACTAAAGTTGGGGCACGGGAAAAAGCAATGCACTACCTGGACCGCTTCGGCATGGCCGATAAAGCAGACCAGTGGCCGGTACTCCTCTCCGGAGGGCAACGCCAGCGCATTGCAATCTGTCAGCAGCTTATGTGTTCTGAGCACCTGCTGCTAATGGACGAACCATTTTCCGGTCTCGATCCCATCGCAGTTGACAACGTCACGAGGACGATTATGGAAGTTGCGAACGAGAACGAGAAAAACACAGTCTTTGTCGTCACCCACGACGTGACTGCAGGCTGTACTGTGGCCGATACCTTGTGGTTGATGGGCCGGGATAACAATCCTGATGGCTCACCCACCTCTGGTTCGTACATCAAGTACAAATATAATCTCGTTGAAGAGGGTTTGGCCTGGAGACCTTCGATCACCGAAGAACAACACTTTCTGACTTTTGTACGAGACATCAAAAGGCAGTTTAAAGAGCTGTAA
- a CDS encoding OmpA family protein, translating into MFQKIGWATWVAIIVVVGAILIYGSIQYGWLDFIAPGLTTTESQKLEKTNIQKVTVGDKLAGTVNVTMPSTTPVQSNEATTMMVAAWNAQLGAMFANGGVTTTEGSMMAKNGVNLTFQWDDEYSHMQQGLMAHAKACAQGNDFSGQGVTFAAFMGDNYASFAQAINPLIISELGPEYIVEAFDMWGFSYEEDKWLGRPIWKQFPDSARGSLTICVLRDGDQNIILKWAADNDIDVNPDPTTYDPNAINFYPANSCSHAAQLFISGVTEERPVVNHGKRTGKNQTITAEGVATWLPGDQLVVDQRGGVITVASTKDYAGQMPCLVVGIKAFNQRHPEIIKGIIKSADEGAKAIRSNDQARMRGAVISAEVYKQNDGTYWYKYFDGEPRTVEVEGRSYVLSLGGSRVCTLQDVVGYFGMAPNSRDVFKDTYNYFGRLYAKLYPEFIPTYPPYEQVVNLSYILQVKNETNTQASPTMAKYQAGAEITQAVGKKSWGSITFEFGSAQLTSQGEAALEQLASEHSSDFDLKMMFEGNTDNVGDEYKNQLLSEARAKACRDWLFSHYPYNFPISRMNIVGYGEAKPKADNDTPEGRQLNRRVDVITGR; encoded by the coding sequence ATGTTTCAGAAAATTGGTTGGGCCACGTGGGTGGCCATTATTGTCGTCGTTGGCGCCATTCTTATTTATGGTTCCATTCAGTACGGTTGGCTGGACTTTATTGCCCCCGGCCTGACGACAACCGAATCCCAGAAACTTGAGAAGACCAACATTCAAAAGGTGACCGTCGGCGACAAGTTGGCGGGAACGGTGAATGTGACCATGCCGAGTACCACACCGGTACAGAGCAACGAAGCGACAACCATGATGGTTGCCGCCTGGAACGCCCAGCTTGGCGCGATGTTTGCAAACGGCGGTGTCACTACTACCGAAGGCAGCATGATGGCCAAGAATGGCGTGAATCTGACTTTTCAATGGGACGACGAATACTCTCACATGCAGCAGGGACTCATGGCACATGCCAAAGCCTGCGCTCAGGGCAATGACTTCAGTGGCCAAGGTGTTACTTTTGCCGCCTTCATGGGTGACAACTACGCCAGCTTCGCTCAGGCCATCAATCCGCTGATTATCAGTGAGTTGGGGCCGGAGTACATTGTCGAGGCCTTTGACATGTGGGGATTTAGCTACGAAGAAGACAAGTGGCTTGGCAGACCGATTTGGAAGCAATTTCCAGATTCGGCTCGGGGTAGTCTCACCATTTGCGTCTTACGTGATGGTGACCAGAATATCATACTGAAGTGGGCCGCCGATAATGATATTGACGTCAATCCGGATCCAACAACCTATGATCCGAATGCCATCAACTTCTACCCTGCCAATAGCTGTTCCCATGCGGCACAGCTGTTCATCTCAGGCGTGACCGAGGAACGTCCTGTCGTCAATCACGGCAAGCGGACCGGGAAGAACCAGACCATCACGGCCGAAGGTGTTGCTACTTGGCTTCCCGGTGACCAGTTAGTCGTTGATCAGAGAGGTGGCGTCATAACCGTTGCCTCTACCAAGGATTACGCCGGGCAGATGCCATGCCTGGTCGTTGGAATCAAGGCGTTCAACCAGCGCCATCCTGAAATTATTAAGGGCATTATCAAGTCAGCAGACGAAGGCGCTAAAGCCATCCGCAGCAACGACCAAGCTCGTATGCGCGGTGCGGTAATCAGTGCTGAGGTTTACAAGCAGAATGACGGTACATATTGGTACAAGTACTTCGACGGCGAACCTCGTACGGTTGAAGTTGAAGGACGTTCGTATGTACTCAGTCTTGGTGGCTCTAGAGTCTGTACCCTCCAGGATGTCGTTGGCTATTTCGGTATGGCACCGAATAGTCGTGACGTCTTCAAGGACACGTACAACTACTTTGGCAGATTGTACGCCAAACTCTACCCAGAGTTTATTCCGACCTACCCGCCTTACGAGCAGGTCGTCAATTTGAGTTACATCCTGCAGGTGAAGAACGAAACAAATACGCAGGCTTCGCCGACCATGGCAAAGTACCAAGCGGGTGCGGAAATTACGCAGGCCGTTGGTAAAAAGTCATGGGGCAGCATCACCTTTGAGTTCGGCAGTGCGCAACTGACGTCTCAGGGCGAAGCTGCGCTTGAACAACTTGCTTCCGAGCACAGCAGTGACTTCGATCTCAAAATGATGTTCGAAGGCAACACTGATAACGTTGGTGATGAGTACAAGAATCAACTGTTATCAGAGGCGCGTGCCAAAGCATGCCGCGATTGGTTATTCAGTCACTATCCCTACAATTTCCCGATATCTCGCATGAATATTGTGGGTTACGGTGAAGCGAAACCGAAGGCGGACAATGACACGCCGGAAGGTCGTCAGCTGAATCGTCGCGTGGATGTCATCACTGGCCGCTAA